A single Lynx canadensis isolate LIC74 chromosome D2, mLynCan4.pri.v2, whole genome shotgun sequence DNA region contains:
- the RBP4 gene encoding retinol-binding protein 4 — protein sequence MAWVWALVLLAALGSARAERDCRVSSFRVKENFDKARFSGTWYAMAKKDPEGLFLQDNIVAEFSVDENGQMSATAKGRVRLLNNWDVCADMVGTFTDTEDSAKFKMKYWGVASFLQKGNDDHWIIDTDYDTYAVQYSCRLLNLDGTCADSYSFVFARDPNGLPLDVQKIVRQRQDELCLARQYRLIVHNGYCDGKSEQNIL from the exons ATGGCGTGGGTGTGGGCGCTGGTGCTTCTGGCCGCGCTGGGCAGCGCCCGGGCGGAACGCGACTGCCGGGTGAGCAGCTTCCGAGTGAAGGAGAACTTCGACAAGGCTCGG TTCTCCGGGACCTGGTACGCCATGGCCAAGAAGGACCCCGAGGGCCTCTTTCTGCAGGACAACATCGTCGCCGAGTTCTCTGTGGATGAGAATGGCCAGATGAGCGCCACGGCCAAGGGCCGAGTCCGTCTTTTGAA TAATTGGGACGTGTGCGCAGACATGGTGGGCACCTTCACAGACACTGAGGACTCTGCTAAGTTCAAGATGAAGTATTGGGGCGTAGCGTCCTTTCTCCAGAAAGGAA atgaTGACCACTGGATCATCGACACCGACTATGACACCTACGCGGTTCAGTACTCCTGCCGTCTCCTGAACCTTGACGGCACCTGCGCTGACAGCTACTCCTTCGTGTTTGCCCGCGACCCCAACGGCCTTCCCCTGGACGTGCAGAAAATCGTGCGGCAGAGACAGGATGAGCTGTGCCTGGCCAGGCAGTACAGGCTGATCGTTCACAACG